Genomic DNA from Longimicrobium sp.:
CTGCTGGCACTCCCGTGGGCACGCCCCCTCTCACGCGGGCGGGGCCTTCTGCTCATTCAGCCCATAGACGCGTCCGTCCGGCCCGCGGAAGTGCCGATAGGCGTAGCCCATTTCCTCGAACCGGTTGATGTCGCCCAACAGCTCGGCGCCGGCCGCCTCCACCGCGCGCGACGCCGCCTCGATGTCGTCCACGCGGAAGCCGAACGCGACACCGCCCTCGTTGTACCCGAACGGCGGCAAGGCTTGCGGGAGGTAAAGCTCGAGGATGGTGCCATTGGGCATGGAGAACACGCTGACGCCCGGCAGCTCCATCATGGGCGCGAGGCCGAGCGTTTCCGCGGCCAGCTTCTTCATGGCGGCGAACTGCGTGTCATCGAGGGTCAGGGCGTGCCAGGTGATGCCTTCGACTCGCATGGTCGTGTGTCCTTTCTGGCGTGCTGGATGAGGACGAGGGAACCGGCGCCCGGGCGCGCGGCGCGCGGCTCTCCCGCGAGCCACGCCCCGGCGCCGCGGGCGAACCCGGCCGCGGTTCCGGTCAGCCGACGGACTGCCACCCGGGCGCGATGCCGGTACCGCGGCCGGCCATGAAGCCGAGGTAGATGTTGAGCATCCCCAGCGGCTCCAGGTACCGCGCGTTCGAGAGCGGACCGGCGTCCACGGGCTCGAAGCCCGCGCTCTCGATCACGCCGCGCACCGCCTCCTTGGCCGCCGCGTCGTCGCCGGCGAACAGCACCTGCACCCGGGTGGCGCCCGGCCCGGAAGCGAGCACCGGCGCGAAGACGGTGTTGAACGCCTTCACGATGCGCGCACCCGGGACCGCCTTCTGGATC
This window encodes:
- a CDS encoding VOC family protein, producing the protein MRVEGITWHALTLDDTQFAAMKKLAAETLGLAPMMELPGVSVFSMPNGTILELYLPQALPPFGYNEGGVAFGFRVDDIEAASRAVEAAGAELLGDINRFEEMGYAYRHFRGPDGRVYGLNEQKAPPA